In Manis javanica isolate MJ-LG chromosome 18, MJ_LKY, whole genome shotgun sequence, the following proteins share a genomic window:
- the GDPGP1 gene encoding GDP-D-glucose phosphorylase 1 isoform X1, with protein sequence MNNFGKVNPMAIPHDSNETSYLLPSNSEDWEGHGIPDFVYGQKDLVLQGIQWPRIAPSLPDGLPLSRFDSALRSAWRQRMELGLFRYRLGELQTQTLPGAVGFVAQLNVERGVQRRLPQNIGSVKQAFDPKQFNFNKIRPGEVLFRLRREPDLPGALPQEDVLVMINVSPLEWGHMLLVPEPSLGLPQRLLPSALRAGVEAVLLSSHPGFRIGFNSLGGLASVNHLHLHGYYLSHRLPVEGAPSEALDPEGHLHLLQGLPAPGFLFYASRPGPDLEALIGRVCRATDYLSDHEIAHNLFVTRGAPPGKTSPSAALMGVRVILWARKSSFGIKEGEAFNVALCELAGHLPVKTSQDFSSLTEAAALALIQDCLLPPAEAGEVQAALVALTAQEQQ encoded by the exons ATGAACAACTTTGGAAAG GTCAACCCCATGGCTATTCCGCATGATTCAAATGAAACTTCCTATTTGCTACCTTCGAACAGTGAGGACTGGGAAGGGCATGGCATTCCTGACTTTGTCTATGGGCAGAAGGATCTTGTGCTGCAGGGGATTCAGTGGCCGAGGATTGCACCCAGCCTCCCAGATGGGCTGCCACTGTCTCGCTTTGACTCTGCCCTCCGTTCTGCCTGGAGGCAGCGAATGGAGCTGGGGCTGTTCCGCTACCGCCTGGGGGAGCTGCAAACCCAAACCCTCCCAGGTGCTGTGGGCTTTGTGGCTCAGCTGAATGTGGAGCGAGGCGTGCAGAGGAGGCTCCCGCAGAACATCGGGAGCGTGAAGCAGGCATTTGACCCCAAACAGTTTAACTTCAACAAGATACGGCCAGGAGAAGTCCTCTTCCGTTTGCGCCGGGAGCCTGATCTCCCAGGTGCCCTCCCGCAAGAGGACGTCCTTGTGATGATCAATGTCAGCCCCCTGGAGTGGGGCCACATGCTGCTGGTGCCTGAGCCCTCCCTAGGACTCCCCCAGCGCCTGCTGCCAAGTGCGCTGCGGGCTGGGGTTGAGGCCGTGCTGCTGAGCTCACACCCAGGCTTCCGCATCGGCTTCAACAGCCTGGGAGGCTTGGCCTCCGTGAACCACCTCCACCTGCATGGATATTACTTGTCCCACAGACTGCCTGTGGAGGGGGCACCAAGCGAGGCCCTGGACCCTGAAGGCCATTTGCATCTGCTCCAGGGCCTCCCAGCTCCCGGCTTCCTCTTCTACGCTAGCAGGCCAGGACCTGACTTGGAAGCCTTGATAGGCAGGGTATGTCGGGCCACTGACTATCTGAGTGATCACGAGATTGCACATAATTTGTTTGTGACCCGGGGGGCCCCACCTGGAAAGACATCGCCTTCTGCAGCTCTCATGGGGGTCCGAGTAATTCTGTGGGCCCGGAAGTCCAGCTTTGGGATAAAGGAAGGTGAGGCTTTTAATGTTGCCCTGTGTGAGCTGGCTGGGCACCTCCCCGTCAAAACATCCCAGGACTTCAGCAGCCTGACAGAGGCGGCCGCGCTGGCCCTCATTCAGGACTGTCTGCTGCCGCCAGCAGAGGCAGGAGAGGTGCAGGCCGCACTGGTGGCCTTGACAGCCCAGGAGCAGCAGTAA
- the GDPGP1 gene encoding GDP-D-glucose phosphorylase 1 isoform X2, translated as MKVNPMAIPHDSNETSYLLPSNSEDWEGHGIPDFVYGQKDLVLQGIQWPRIAPSLPDGLPLSRFDSALRSAWRQRMELGLFRYRLGELQTQTLPGAVGFVAQLNVERGVQRRLPQNIGSVKQAFDPKQFNFNKIRPGEVLFRLRREPDLPGALPQEDVLVMINVSPLEWGHMLLVPEPSLGLPQRLLPSALRAGVEAVLLSSHPGFRIGFNSLGGLASVNHLHLHGYYLSHRLPVEGAPSEALDPEGHLHLLQGLPAPGFLFYASRPGPDLEALIGRVCRATDYLSDHEIAHNLFVTRGAPPGKTSPSAALMGVRVILWARKSSFGIKEGEAFNVALCELAGHLPVKTSQDFSSLTEAAALALIQDCLLPPAEAGEVQAALVALTAQEQQ; from the exons atgaag GTCAACCCCATGGCTATTCCGCATGATTCAAATGAAACTTCCTATTTGCTACCTTCGAACAGTGAGGACTGGGAAGGGCATGGCATTCCTGACTTTGTCTATGGGCAGAAGGATCTTGTGCTGCAGGGGATTCAGTGGCCGAGGATTGCACCCAGCCTCCCAGATGGGCTGCCACTGTCTCGCTTTGACTCTGCCCTCCGTTCTGCCTGGAGGCAGCGAATGGAGCTGGGGCTGTTCCGCTACCGCCTGGGGGAGCTGCAAACCCAAACCCTCCCAGGTGCTGTGGGCTTTGTGGCTCAGCTGAATGTGGAGCGAGGCGTGCAGAGGAGGCTCCCGCAGAACATCGGGAGCGTGAAGCAGGCATTTGACCCCAAACAGTTTAACTTCAACAAGATACGGCCAGGAGAAGTCCTCTTCCGTTTGCGCCGGGAGCCTGATCTCCCAGGTGCCCTCCCGCAAGAGGACGTCCTTGTGATGATCAATGTCAGCCCCCTGGAGTGGGGCCACATGCTGCTGGTGCCTGAGCCCTCCCTAGGACTCCCCCAGCGCCTGCTGCCAAGTGCGCTGCGGGCTGGGGTTGAGGCCGTGCTGCTGAGCTCACACCCAGGCTTCCGCATCGGCTTCAACAGCCTGGGAGGCTTGGCCTCCGTGAACCACCTCCACCTGCATGGATATTACTTGTCCCACAGACTGCCTGTGGAGGGGGCACCAAGCGAGGCCCTGGACCCTGAAGGCCATTTGCATCTGCTCCAGGGCCTCCCAGCTCCCGGCTTCCTCTTCTACGCTAGCAGGCCAGGACCTGACTTGGAAGCCTTGATAGGCAGGGTATGTCGGGCCACTGACTATCTGAGTGATCACGAGATTGCACATAATTTGTTTGTGACCCGGGGGGCCCCACCTGGAAAGACATCGCCTTCTGCAGCTCTCATGGGGGTCCGAGTAATTCTGTGGGCCCGGAAGTCCAGCTTTGGGATAAAGGAAGGTGAGGCTTTTAATGTTGCCCTGTGTGAGCTGGCTGGGCACCTCCCCGTCAAAACATCCCAGGACTTCAGCAGCCTGACAGAGGCGGCCGCGCTGGCCCTCATTCAGGACTGTCTGCTGCCGCCAGCAGAGGCAGGAGAGGTGCAGGCCGCACTGGTGGCCTTGACAGCCCAGGAGCAGCAGTAA
- the CIB1 gene encoding calcium and integrin-binding protein 1 — MGGSGSRLSKDLLAEYQDLTFLTKQEILLAHRRFCELLPQGHRSVEESLQARVSLEQILGLPELKANPFRERIGRVFSTSPARDSLSFEDFLDLLSVFSDTATPDVKSHYAFRIFDFDDDGTLNREDLSQLVNCLTGEGEDTRLSASEMKQLIDNILEESDIDRDGTINLSEFQHVISRSPDFASSFKIVL, encoded by the exons ATGGGGGGCTCGGGCAGTCGCCTGTCCAAGGATCTGCTGGCCGAGTACCAG GACCTGACGTTCCTCACCAAGCAGGAGATCCTCCT AGCCCACAGGCGGTTCTGTGAGCTGCTTCCCCAAGGTCACCGGAGTGTGGAGGAGTCACTGCAGGCACGAGTGTCTTTGGAGCAGATCCTCGGCCTTCCAGAACTCAAG GCCAACCCCTTCAGGGAGAGAATCGGCAGGGTCTTCTCTACATCCCCAGCCAGAGACAGCCTGAGCTTCGAGGACTTCCTGGACCTCCTCAGTGTGTTCAGTGACACAGCAACCCCAGACGTCAAGTCCCACTACGCCTTCCGCATCTTCG ATTTTGATGATGATGGGACCTTGAACAGAGAAGACCTGAGCCAGCTTGTGAACTGCCTCACGGGGGAGGGCGAGGACACGCGGCTCAGTGCTTCGGAGATGAAGCAGCTCATTGACAAC ATCCTGGAGGAGTCCGACATTGATAGGGATGGGACCATCAACCTCTCAGAGTTCCAGCATGTCATCTCTCGCTCACCAGACTTTGCCAG CTCCTTCAAGATTGTCCTGTGA
- the SEMA4B gene encoding semaphorin-4B, which translates to MSRGSRPRALPPRAPPLLSLSLSLLLLAPPPPTRALTPRISLPLGSEERPFLRFEAENISNYTALLLSRDGKTLYVGAREALFALNSSVSFLPDGGYQELLWSADADRKQQCSFKGKDPQRDCQNYIKILLPLNSSHLFACGTAAFSPICTYINVENFTLAQDKAGHILLEDGKGRCPFDPNFKSTALVVDGELYTGTVSSFQGNDPAISRSQSPRPTKTESSLNWLQDPAFVASAYIPESLGSLQGDDDKIYFFFSETGQEFEFFENTIVSRIARICKGDEGGERVLQQRWTSFLKAQLLCSRPDDGFPFNVLQDVFTLSPSPQDWRDTLFYGVFTSQWHGGTTEGSAICVFTMKDVQKAFNGLYKEVNRETQQWYTVTHPVPTPRPGACITSSARERKITSSLQLPDRVLNFLKDHFLMDGQVRSSLLLLQPQARYQRVAVHRVPGLHHTYDVLFLGTSDGRLHKAVGVGPQVHLIEELQIFSPGEPVQNLLLDTDRGLLYAASHSGVVQVPVANCSVYRSCGDCVLARDPYCAWSGSHCRRIHLSQAEVASRPWFQDIEGANAKNLCNVSSAKPRSSVPAGAKPCEQVQFQPNTVNTLACPLLSNLATRLWLHNGAPLNASASCRVLPTGDLLLVGSQQELGVIECWSLEEGFRQLVASYCPKVVEDATADQSDRRGSVPVVSTSRVSAPVGGKAGWGADKSYWTEFLVMCALFVFAVVLLILFFLYRHRGGMKIFLKQGECASVHPKTRPALPPETRPLNGVGPPSTPLDHRGYQALSDSSPGPRVFTESEKRPLSVQDSFVEVSPVCPRPRVRLGSEIRDSVV; encoded by the exons ATGAGCCGAGGGAGCCGTCCGCGCGCGCTGCCGCCCCGGGCCCCGCCGCTGCTGTCTCTGTCGCTGTCGCTGCTGCTTctggcgccgccgccgccgaccCGGGCTCTCACCCCGAGGATCAGCCTGCCGCTGG GCTCTGAAGAGCGGCCATTTCTCAGATTTGAAGCTGAAAACATCTCCAACTACACAGCCCTTCTGCTGAGCAGGGATGGCAAGACTCTGTATGTGGGCGCCCGAGAGGCCCTCTTTGCACTGAATAGCAGTGTCAGCTTCCTGCCAGACGGGGGGTACCAGGAG CTGCTGTGGAGTGCAGATGCGGACAGGAAACAGCAGTGCAGCTTCAAGGGCAAAGACCCGCAG cGGGACtgtcaaaactacatcaaaatcCTCCTGCCACTCAACAGCAGCCACCTGTTCGCCTGCGGCACAGCAGCCTTCAGCCCCATCTGCACCTACATT AATGTGGAGAACTTCACTCTGGCCCAGGACAAGGCGGGGCACATCCTCCTGGAAGATGGCAAAGGCCGTTGTCCCTTTGACCCTAATTTCAAGTCCACAGCTCTGGTGGTTG ATGGTGAGCTCTACACAGGAACAGTCAGCAGCTTCCAGGGGAATGACCCGGCCATCTCCCGGAGCCAGAGCCCCCGCCCCACCAAGACCGAGAGCTCCCTCAACTGGCTGCAAG ACCCAGCCTTTGTGGCCTCAGCCTACATTCCCGAGAGCCTGGGGAGCTTGCAAGGGGATGACGACAAGATCTACTTCTTCTTCAGCGAGACTGGCCAGGAGTTTGAGTTCTTCGAGAACACCATTGTGTCCCGCATCGCCCGCATCTGCAAG GGCGACGAGGGTGGCGAGCGGGTCCTGCAGCAGCGCTGGACGTCTTTCCTGAAGGCCCAGCTGCTGTGCTCGCGGCCTGATGACGGCTTCCCTTTCAATGTGCTGCAGGACGTCTTCACACTGAGCCCCAGTCCCCAGGACTGGCGTGATACCCTCTTCTATGGGGTCTTCACGTCCCAGTG GCACGGGGGGACCACAGAGGGCTCTGCCATCTGTGTCTTCACCATGAAGGACGTGCAGAAGGCCTTCAACGGCCTCTACAAGGAGGTGAACCGTGAGACACAGCAGTGGTACACCGTGACGCACCCGGTGCCCACGCCGCGGCCAGGAGCG TGTATCACCAGCAGTGCCCGGGAGAGGAAGATCACCTCTTCCCTGCAGCTCCCAGACCGCGTGCTCAACTTTCTCAAGGACCACTTCCTGATGGACGGCCAGGTCCGCAGCAGCCTCCTGCTGCTACAGCCCCAGGCCCGCTACCAGCGTGTGGCCGTCCACCGGGTGCCTGGCCTGCACCACACCTACGATGTCCTCTTCCTGGGCACCA GTGACGGCCGACTGCACAAGGCGGTGGGTGTGGGCCCCCAGGTGCACCTCATTGAGGAGCTCCAGATCTTCTCACCAGGAGAGCCTGTGCAGAACCTGCTCCTGGATACGGACAGA GGACTGCTGTATGCTGCCTCGCACTCGGGGGTGGTCCAGGTGCCCGTGGCCAACTGCAGCGTGTACCGGAGCTGTGGGGACTGCGTCCTTGCCCGCGACCCCTACTGCGCGTGGAGCGGCTCCCACTGCAGGCGCATCCACCTCTCCCAAGCCGAGGTGGCCTCCAG GCCCTGGTTCCAGGACATTGAAGGGGCTAATGCCAAGAACCTCTGCAACGTTTCCTCGGCCAAGCCCCGGTCTTCTGTACCAGCAG GTGCGAAGCCATGTGAGCAAGTCCAGTTCCAGCCCAACACAGTGAATACCTTGGCCTGTCCCCTCCTCTCCAACCTGGCAACCCGGCTTTGGCTGCACAACGGGGCCCCTCTCAATGCCTCAGCCTCTTGCCGGGTGTTGCCCACTGGGGACCTGCTGCTGGTGGGCAGCCAGCAGGAGCTGGGGGTGATCGAGTGCTGGTCCCTGGAGGAGGGCTTTCGACAGCTGGTGGCCAGTTACTGCCCAAAGGTGGTAGAGGATGCAACAGCAGACCAGTCCGACCGGAGGGGCAGTGTGCCTGTCGTCAGCACCTCACGAGTGAGCGCGCCTGTTGGTGGCAAGGCCGGCTGGGGTGCAGACAAGTCCTACTGGACCGAGTTCCTGGTgatgtgtgcgctgtttgtgttTGCCGTGGTACTcctcattttattcttcctctaCCGGCACCGGGGTGGCATGAAAATCTTCCTGAAGCAGGGGGAGTGTGCCAGTGTGCACCCCAAGACCCGCCCTGCGTTGCCACCTGAGACCCGGCCGCTCAATGGCGTGGGCCCCCCTAGCACCCCGCTTGACCACCGAGGCTACCAGGCCCTGTCAGATAGCTCCCCAGGACCCCGGGTCTTCACGGAGTCAGAGAAGAGGCCCCTCAGCGTCCAGGACAGCTTCGTGGAGGTGTCCCCAGTGTGCCCCCGGCCCCGGGTCCGTCTGGGCTCCGAGATCCGGGACTCTGTGGTGTGA